The Elusimicrobiota bacterium genome segment ATTACATGCGCCGGGCGCTGGAGTCCGGCGCCGGTTTGCCCATCCTGTTGGATCGGTTTTTGGAGGACGCCAAGGAAGTGGACGTGGACGCCATCTGCGACGGCAAAGACGTCTACATCGCCGGCATCATGGAGCACATCGAGGAAGCCGGCATCCATTCCGGCGACTCGGCCTGCGTTTTGCCGCCCTACAGCCTGGAGCCCAAGGTCATCGCCGCCCTGGAGCGACACACCAAGGACATGGCCAAGGCCCTGAACGTCAAAGGTCTCATCAACATCCAGTATGCGGTGCAGGGCGGCACGGTCTACGTTTTGGAAGCCAACCCCCGGGCGAGCCGCACCGTGCCCTTTGTGTCCAAAGCCACGGGCGTGCCCCTGGCCAAGGTGGCCGCCAAGGTGATGGTCGGCGTTTCCCTGGACGAAGCCCTGGAGCCTTACCAAGCCATGATCAAGAAAAAGAAACCCTGGTACTCGGTCAAGGAAGTGGTGTTCCCCTGGATGCGGTTTCCGGAGGTGGACGTGGTGCTGGGCCCCGAAATGCGGTCCACCGGCGAAGTGATGGGGATCGACGAAAACTACGGTTTGGCCTTCGCCAAGTCCCAGGCCGCCGCCGGCGGACCCTTGCCCAAGAGCGGAACGGTCTTGTTCAGCCTTCGGGAGCGGGACCGGGCCCAGGCCCTGCCCGTGGCCCAGGCCTTCCAGTCCATGGGATACGGCCTCATGGCCACCGAGGGGACTTATCTGTATTTGAAGGGAAAGGGCCTCGATATTCAACCCGTCAAGAAAATCGCCGAAGGGCGGCCCAACGTGCTGGACGTGATCAAAAACCGGGAAGTGGTCATGGTGGTCAACACCCCCCACGGCCACCGCGCCCGGTCCGACGGTTTCCAAATCCGCCGCACGGCGCTTCTCTCCAACGTGCCGCTCATCACCACCTACGCCGCGGCCCGGGCCGTGGTGGAAGGGCTCCAGAAATCCCGGGAGAAAAAGTGGCAGGTCCGCTCCCTCCAGGAGCTTTACGCGACCGCCCAGCCCCCGGCGCCCAAGTTGGAAACCATCCCTTCCCGGTAGGTCCTTGGAGGGGCCGCCCCTTCCTTCGCGGGAGGCCGCGCAAAGGTGGACCGTCTTCTTCTCCGATCGGTGGGCCCCAATCGGATCCCGTCCATTCTTTCCAATCACGGCTTTTTTTCGTTCCCGGTGCTCGTCCCGAGCCGATCGGCGGCGACCGTCCAATTCGCTAAAGAGGGAAAGCCGGTGCCCCCGTTGGCCTTAATTGTCCGCTGTTTGATTGCGACTCCACAGGAGGTTTTTATCTCCTGACGGTGAAAGGCCTCCGGAAGGCCCGGAGTCGGTTCCTCCGAGGGCTCACCGCCGCGGGATTCCCCAACCCGTCTTTGCCGGTTCCCTGGCTGTCGCGGAACGCCTCCCCGCCCTCATTGATCGAAGCGAATCGTTGGAACTTTTTTCCCTTGCGCATTCGCCCAAACCCGTTAAATAAGACAAATTTTGCCAGCTATTGCGCCCGGGCCGAAGGGGGGATACGCTTGGGGAGACGAGTCCGGGGGGGGTATGGGGTCCTTCAAGCCGAGGCGGGGGTTTACTCTCATTGAGTTGATGTTGGTGGTCGCCATCATCAGCCTTCTGGCGGCCATTGCCATCCCGAAGTTCGGCAATCTGGTCATCAAAGCCAAAGAGGCCGCCATCAAAGGGCACCTCGGCTCCCTCCGTTCCGCCATCCACATTTATTACTCAAACAACGAAGGGTTTTATCCGCAAAATATCGTGGGAATGCTCCTGGACCAGCAAGCCATTCGAAAATGCCTGGTCCCGAATTACATCGACAATATTTCGTTGTTCGAAATTCCGACGGTTCAACACGCCTACGGCCTTTCAAGCATGGACGCCCAGGGGGTCCTCAATTACACCGTAACCGATTTTTGGTATGCGGCCGGCTGCAGCACATGGAAATACAACCAATCGATAGGGTTGCTCTCGGCCAGTTGTTCCCACCAAAACACCTCCGGAAAAACCTGGAGTTTGGAATAATGGAATCCCCCTCGCCCCATTCCGGGGGTCCGCTTGGCCCGAGTTTTAAAATGCCGAGGGTCGGGGCGTTCTGCTATTAAGGTAGGCCTGGAAGGCGGGTGTCTCTATCCGTCCAAAGACGACCGGAGGCCCTCCCGGCTATTAAGCGACGGCACCCCGGCTGGGGAAAAATCAAGGCTCCGGGGAATCCGAATTTCCATTTCGGGCCACAAGCGACGGCTTGTCAACTCGCCCCAGCCACTCCATGCAAAAAGATGGCCGGGTGGATTTCGTTGTCTCCTTTTTCCGAAAATAAGCCATTTAAAGCGTCCAATCGCCTTCCCAAGATCCTTTTCACCAATCCATTTACAATATATTTGAAAGTCCGTTAAATTCGATTTACATTTTATTTGCGTGCATTTTACCGTTTGTTAAGAAATCATTAAGCCCCATGGCGCATTATAATCCCCGCATCTCGGTGGTTGCACGTGTTTCAAAATCGCGTGACGGAGGATCAAATGCGAAAATTAACGTTGGGGACTCTGTTTCAAGTTCCTTCGGTGATTGTTAAACCCTTGAGTTTCCTAATTACGGCCGCCATGGCTTTCCCCCAAACCGCCTTCGCTCTTTCCGCGCTCGATCCCCGCGGGAACCGGGAATCCCGGGGAAGCTCCGCCCAGACCATCTCGGAGCAAGAAGCCGACCAAAACAGGAGATTGGAAACCCTGCAGGGATCCACCGAGAACCAGGGGTTCCAACTGCCGTCGGCCGAATCCCTGAACGCGATCCTTTCGGCGGAGGATATGAAGGACGGGCGGGTCGTGAATCCCGCGACGCCGGGTCAACAGGCCGCTTCGGATTTAAACGACAGGGTTCGAGCCAACCGAAAACTGACCCCCCGGGGCCCCGCTCGTCTTTCGCCTCGAGGTCGTTCCCCTCAGCCTCCGGCGTCTCTCCCGCGCACCCAGGCAGGCCAGACGCAAACCACGATGCATTTTACGACGCCGATGGACGTGGGCATTCCCGGAGTCCTCGCGACCGGAAAGTCCGAAGTGTCCACCCGGTCGACGGGGTCCGGCGGGGTCCAAGTGGAGGACGCGCGGGCCACGATCGATATTACGGATGGGACAAAAGCCACCCAGGTCCGGCAACGGAGAATCCAACCGGACGGTTCCTGGACCGAGACTTCCGTTTTAACTCTTTCGGAAGGAACGAAGCTGGAAAGCGTGACGCGGATGGCGGGGGGCCGTGGGACGACGTCGTCAATGTTGACGAAGGCGGACGGGACGGTCGTTCAAACGGAATCGGTGTTGGACGCGGCGGGGCGAGTGACGCAAAGCCGGTCGACCGGACCGGAGGGAACGACGCTTCGAACGGACTACACGTATGACGCCAACGGACGGTTGACGGGTTTTAAGGAGGAAACGCGGAAGGAAACGCGGACGCAAACGCGATTCGACCGGCCGGCGGACCTGGGGATTCCGGGGAAGCTCGTGAACGAGACGACGCGGGTGAGCCGGGAGAAGACGGTCGACGGGGTGAAGGCGATCCAGACCGACGACGTATAAGTTCGCGGACGGGACGACGGGGACGGGGCGGTCGGAAGAGGTGGTGGAAAGGACGGAACGTCGACCCGAAACGACGTGATAACGATGTCCGATGGGGCGCGGCTGGAAAGCGTGACGCGGATGGCGGGGGGTCGCGGGACCGGGACGTCGGTGTTGACGAAGGCGGACGGGACGGTGATCCGGACGGTGGTGGAGTTGGACGCGGCGGGACGCCTTCAGCGGAGCGAATCGGCCGGACCGGAGGAACGACGCTTCGAACGGACTACACGTATGACGCCAACGGACGGTTGACGGGTTTTAAGGAGGAAACGCGGAAGGAAACGCGGACGCAAACGCGATTCGACCGGCCGGCGGACCTTGGGATTCCGGGGAAGCTCGTGAACGAGACGACGCGGGTGAGCCGGGAGAAGACGGTCGACGGGGTGAAGGCGATCCAGACCGACACGACGTATAAGTTCGCGGACGGGACGACGGGGACGGGGCGGTCGGAAGAGGTGGTGGAAAAGGACGGAACGTCGACCCGAAACGACGTGATAACGATGTCCGATGGGGCGCGGCTGGAAAGCGTGACGCGGATGGCGGGGGGTCGCGGGACCGGGACGTCGGTGTTGACGAAGGCGGACGGGACGGTGATCCGGACGGTGGTGGAGTTGGACGCGGCGGGACGCCTTCAGCGGAGCGAAGTCGACCGGACCGGAGGGAACGACGCTTCGAACGGACTACACGTATGACGCCAACGGACGGTTGACGGGTTTTAAGGAGGAGACGCGGAAGAAACGCGGACGCAAACGCGATTCGACCGGCCGGCGGACCTGGGGATTCCGGGGAAGCTGGTGATCGAAATCAAGCGAGTGACGCAGGAGACGACGGTCGACGGGGTGAAGGCGATCCGCACGACGATGACGTACAAGTTTTCGGACGGATCAACGGGCGAGGGACGGTCGGAAGAGGTGGTGGAAAAGGACGGAACGTCGACCCGAAACGACGTGATAACGATGTCCGATGGGGCGCGGCTGGAAAGCGTGACGCGGATGGCGGGGGGTCGCGGGACCGGGACGTCGGTGTTGACGAAGGCGGACGGGACGGTGATCCGGACGGTGGTGGAGTTGGACGCGGCGGGACGCCTTCAGCGGAGCGAGTCGACCGGACCGGAGGAACGACGCTTCGAACGGACTAACGTATGACGCCAACGGACGGTTGACGGGTTTTAAGGAGGAAACGCGGAAGGAAACGCGGACGCAAACGCGATTCGACCGGCCGGCGGACCTGGGGATTCCGGGGAAGCTCGTGAACGAGACGACGCGGGTGAGCCGGGAGAAGACGGTCGACGGGGTGAAGGCGATCCAGACCGACACGACGTATAAGTTCGCGGACGGGACGACGGGGACGGGGCGGTCGGAAGAGGTGGTGGAAAGGACGGAACGTCGACCCGAAACGACGTGATAACGATGTCCGATGGGGCGCGGCTGGAAAGCGTGACGCGGATGGCGGGGGGTCGCGGGACCGGGACGTCGGTGTTGACGAAGGCGGACGGGACGGTGATCCGGACGGTGGTGGAGTTGGACGCGGCGGGACGCCTTCAGCGGAGCGAGTCGACCGGACCGGAGGGAACGACGCTTCGAACGGACTACACGTATGACGCCAACGGACGGTTGACGGGTTTTAAGGAGGAGACGCGGAAGGAAACGCGGACGCAAACGCGATTCGACCGGCCGGCGGACCTGGGGATTCCGGGAAGCTGGTGATCGAAATCAAGCGAGTGACGCAGGAGACGACGGTCGACGGGGTGAAGGCGATCCGCACGACGATGACGGCAAGTTTTCGGACGGATCAACGGGCGAGGGACGGTCGGAAGAGGTGGTGGAAAGGACGGAACGTCGACCCGAAACGACGTGATAACGATGTCCGATGGGGCGCGGCTGGAAAGCGTGACGCGGATGGCGGGGGGTCGCGGGACCGGGACGTCGGTGTTGACGAAGGCGGACGGGACGGTGATCCGGACGGTGGTGGAGTTGGACGCGGCGGGACGCCTTCAGCGGAGCGAATCGGCCGGACCGGAGGGAACGACGCTTCGAACGGACTACACGTATGACGCCAACGGACGGTTGACGGGTTTTAAGGAGGAAACGCGGAAGGAAACGCGGACGCAAACGCGATTCGACCGGCCGGCGGACCTTGGGATTCCGGGGAAGCTCGTGAACGAGACGACGCGGGTGAGCCGGGAGAAGACGGTCGACGGGGTGAAGGCGATCCAGACCGACACGACGTATAAGTTCGCGGACGGGACGACGGGGACGGGGCGGTCGGAAGAGGTGGTGGAAAGGACGGAACGTCGACCCGAAACGACGTGATAACGATGTCCGATGGGGCGCGGCTGGAAAGCGTGACGCGGATGGCGGGGGTCGCGGGACCGGGACGTCGGTGTTGACGAAGGCGGACGGGACGGTGATCCGGACGGTGGTGGAGTTGGACGCGGCGGGACGCCTTCAGCGGAGCGAGTCGACCGGACCGGAGGAACGACGCTTCGAACGGACTACACGTATGACGCCAACGGACGGTTGACGGGTTTTAAGGAGGAGACGCGGAAGGAAACGCGGACGCAAACGCGATTCGACCGGCCGGCGGACCTGGGGATTCCGGGGAAGCTGGTGATCGAAATCAAGCGAGTGACGCAGGAGACGACGGTCGACGGGGTGAAGGCGATCCGCACGACGATGACGTACAAGTTTTCGGACGGATCAACGGGCGAGGGACGGTCGGAAGAAGTGGTGCAGCGGAATGGATCGTCGGTCCGAAACGACCGGATCGCGTTGGCGGACGGGACGAAGTTGGAAAGTGTGAGGCGGATGGGTTCCCGGGGCGGAACGGTGTCGTCGGTGTTGACGACGGCGAACGGAACAATCTTCCGGACGAATACGCAGTTGGACAGGAAGGGGCGGATTGTCCGGAGCGAGTCGACGTGGCCGAAGGGGACGACGCTTCAAACGGACTACACGTACGACACCGCCGGGCGGTTGACCGGGTATAAATATATTACGAAGGAGGGGAAGAACAATGAGACGCGGGGGGTGATGCGATTCAATCCGCCGGTCCAAATCTACGATTTCGCCGGGAGGATAACGGGTATCTGAAAAGTGGGGCGGGCGGCCGCCGCCGGAAAGGTCAATTAAACCCGTAGCGGCGGATGTAGAACTTTTTGGCGCTCTGCACGGTGAATAAATAGCCGATCACCAAGACGGCCAGGGCCTCTACGAGTCCGGCGGGAGGGCGGACGAAGCCCAGGGCGGGGGCGAAGGGCGAGTAGGGGAGCGACCAGGCCAGGGCCAGGAGGCCGAGGCTCGAGGCCAGGAGCGGTCGGCTGGGCCGGCTGTCGATCCACGGGCGCCCGTCGGTGCGGATCACGTGGATCACGAGGGTTTGGCTGGCGATGGATTCCAGGAACCATCCCGTGTGAAACAAGGCCGCGTCGGCGTGGAACCCTTTGAGCAGGACCCCGAAGGTCAAAAAGTCGAAGAGCGAACTGATGGGGCCGAAGAAAAACATGAACGACCGCAAGCGCGCGATGTCCCAGGGGCGGGGCCCCGTGGTTTGGGATTCGTCCACCCGGTCCGTGGGGATCGCGAGCTGGGAGAGGTCGTAAAGGAAGTTGTTCACCAGCACCTGAAGGGGCAGCATGGGCAGGAAGGGGAGCAGGAGGCTCGCCCCGGTCATGCTCAGCATGTTGCCGAAGTTGGAGCTCGCGCCCATCCGGATGTATTTGAGGATGTTGGCGAAGGTCCGCCGGCCCTCGCGCACGCCGTCGGAAAGGATCATCAGGCTTTTTTGAAGTAAAATCAAATCGGCGGATTCCTTGGCGATGTCCACCGCCGTGTCCACCGAGATGCCGACGTCGGCGGCCTTGAGCGCCAGGGCGTCGTTGATCCCGTCCCCCAGGAACCCCACCACCCGCCCCCGGCTTTTAAGCAACCGCACCAGTCGTTCTTTTTGAAGAGGCGAAAGGCGGGAAAGCACGTTGACCGTCGCCAGCTTCTCCGATAGGACGTCGTCGGTCAGGTCGTCCAAATCCGTGCCGGTCAAAGTGCCGCGCACTTCCAACCCCACCTGTCGGCACACGGTCTCGGTGACGAGCGAATTGTCCCCCGTGAGAATCTTGCATTCCACGCCCTGGGCCGCCAGGGCCCGAAGGGCCTCCCCCGCCGAGGGCTTGGGCGGGTCCAGGAAGGCCAAATACCCCTTGAGGGTTAGATGGGCTTCGTCTTCTTTCCCGTAGGCCGGGCGGGCGTCCATGTCCCGGTAGGCCAGGGCCAACACCCGGAATCCGGCGCGGCTCAATTCGTCCTGCTCGCGCCGAAGGTCGGCCAACAGCAGGGCGTCCATGGGCAGGGTTTCGTCGTCCAATTCAAAAAAATCGCACCGCTTGTAGATTTCCTCGGGAGCGCCCTTGATCAGGAGGCGGTGCCGGGCTCCGTTGGTCACCACCACGGACATGAGCCGGCGGGAGAAATCGAAAGGGATTTCGTCGACCTTCTCGATCCCTTCGACGGAAATGTCGGTGTGGCTCAAGATGGCCCGGTCCAGCAGGTTTTTCAGGCCCGTCTGAAAATGGCTGTTGAGATAGGCCATACGAAGGACCGATTCGTCCTCGTGCCTCACCACGTCGCAATGGCTTTCCAGCACGACCTTGTCCTCGGTCAAGGTGCCCGTTTTGTCCGTGCACAGGACGTCCATGGCGCCCAGGTTTTGAAGGGCGTTCAGGCGTTTGACGATCACTTTTTCCGGCCAGGGCCAACGCGCCCCGGGACAAATTGAGCGTCACGAGCATGGGCAGCATCTCCGGGGTGAGGCCGACCGCCACGGCCAAGGCGAAAAAGAAAGCCTCGGGCAGGTTGCGCCGGGCGAAGAGGTTGATCAGGAAGATGACGCTTACCAAGACCCCCATGGCCCGGACCATGAACCAGACGAAGCGCTGAACGCCGCGGTCGAAGGCCGAGTCCTCGCCCCGTTCCGCCAGGCGCCGCACCACCGCGCCGAATTGGGCCCGGTTCCCCGTGGCCACCACCAGGCCCAGCCCCGTGCCGCTCACCACCGAGGAGCCCATGAAGGCGATGTTGGTTAAATCGGAAAGAGCGGGGCGGGCCGCCGTCGGCCCGGCGGGGGATTTTTCCACCGGGAGGGACTCGCCCGTGAGGGCCGACTGGTTTAAAAAGAGGTCCTTGGACTGAAGAACCCGGAGGTCGGCCGGGATCATGTCCCCGGCGTAGAGATCGACCACGTCGCCTTCGACCAAATCCCGGAAAGGGAGTTCGACGGACCCGCCGTTCCGCAAGACCGTGGCCCGGGCCCGAACGACTTGGCTCAATTTCTCCGCGGCGCGGCCGGCCCGGGCTTCCTGGAAGAACGACAATCCCACGCTGATCAAGGACATTCCCAGGACGATGGAAGCGCTCACCCGATCGCCGAAGAAAAGCGACGCCCCGGCGATCACGAGCAAAACGACGATCAAAGGGTCGGCCAACTTGGACAGGAGTTGAAGCAGGAGACCGCGCTTTCGTTTTCGGGAGGGCTCGTTGGGGCCGGTGGCGAGACGCCGGGTTCGGACTTCTGCTTCGGAAAGTCCGGCCGGGGTCGCTTTAAATTCGGCGAAAAGGTCCGGAAGCGGGGCCGAGGCCCAATGGGCGGGGGAGAGAGGGCCCCG includes the following:
- a CDS encoding prepilin-type N-terminal cleavage/methylation domain-containing protein → MGSFKPRRGFTLIELMLVVAIISLLAAIAIPKFGNLVIKAKEAAIKGHLGSLRSAIHIYYSNNEGFYPQNIVGMLLDQQAIRKCLVPNYIDNISLFEIPTVQHAYGLSSMDAQGVLNYTVTDFWYAAGCSTWKYNQSIGLLSASCSHQNTSGKTWSLE